The Comamonas sp. GB3 AK4-5 genome includes a region encoding these proteins:
- a CDS encoding acyltransferase family protein, whose product MTSPPIKLQYNPALDGLRAVAILLVLLSHAHAPMFDGAFFGVDLFFVLSGYLITTLLLKEMQATGRIDFWQFYRRRFYRLMPPLALFLLAYVLLAPHIWPDLEDVNSDALVSLLYLADYGIAFFDSPDTLLHMWSLSVEEHFYLIWPVVLLWLVRRSTPATLWRSIAGIFVLGWAWRVLSVLWGQEFYEVFFRFDTRSTGLLLGALLAALVADGHPLLARMQRHLPRLMWIPLAVPLLMVFEWGDMGALVWGLTVVELAALVVLVAVLPGQGLVYEMLSAPSLVYIGKLSYGIYLWHYPVVRWLRAEFAWPVAVVLGFVISSALAALSFYTIERWAMRRRDVRPKAPAPQAAGASALHKPSATVARSR is encoded by the coding sequence TTGACTTCCCCCCCTATCAAGCTGCAATACAACCCGGCACTGGACGGCCTGCGCGCCGTGGCCATCTTGCTGGTCCTGCTCTCCCACGCCCATGCGCCCATGTTCGATGGCGCCTTCTTCGGCGTGGACCTGTTTTTTGTGCTCAGCGGCTACCTGATCACCACCTTGCTGCTCAAGGAAATGCAGGCCACGGGTCGCATCGATTTCTGGCAGTTCTACCGCCGCCGCTTTTACCGGTTGATGCCGCCTCTGGCCTTGTTTTTGCTGGCCTATGTGCTGCTGGCCCCCCATATCTGGCCCGACCTGGAAGATGTCAACAGCGACGCCCTGGTATCGCTGCTTTACCTGGCCGATTACGGTATTGCCTTTTTCGACAGCCCGGACACGCTGCTGCACATGTGGTCGCTGTCGGTGGAGGAGCATTTCTACCTGATCTGGCCTGTGGTGCTGCTGTGGCTGGTACGCCGCAGCACACCAGCCACGCTGTGGCGCTCCATTGCCGGTATTTTTGTGCTGGGATGGGCCTGGCGTGTGCTGTCGGTGCTATGGGGCCAGGAGTTCTACGAGGTGTTCTTCCGCTTTGACACCCGCAGCACCGGCTTGCTGCTGGGCGCCTTGCTGGCCGCGCTGGTGGCCGATGGGCATCCGCTGCTGGCCCGCATGCAGCGGCATCTGCCGCGCCTGATGTGGATTCCGCTGGCCGTGCCGCTGCTGATGGTGTTTGAGTGGGGTGATATGGGCGCCCTGGTCTGGGGCCTCACCGTGGTGGAGCTGGCCGCGCTGGTGGTGCTGGTGGCCGTGCTGCCCGGCCAGGGCCTGGTGTACGAGATGCTGTCCGCGCCTTCGCTGGTCTACATCGGCAAGCTGTCGTATGGCATTTATCTCTGGCATTACCCGGTGGTGCGCTGGCTACGGGCGGAATTTGCCTGGCCCGTGGCCGTGGTGCTGGGCTTTGTGATCTCCAGCGCGCTGGCGGCACTGTCCTTCTACACCATTGAGCGCTGGGCCATGCGCCGGCGCGATGTACGCCCCAAGGCGCCTGCACCACAGGCAGCTGGTGCTTCTGCCCTGCACAAGCCGTCCGCCACCGTGGCACGCAGCCGCTGA
- a CDS encoding YdcH family protein, whose amino-acid sequence MFPEYRERIAELRANDRHFSRLFDQHNALDHEIKNLEDRRTPSLHSEIEKLKKEKLLIKEKLYAFLKNGAGGTASA is encoded by the coding sequence ATGTTTCCTGAGTACCGTGAACGTATCGCCGAACTGCGCGCCAATGACCGCCATTTCAGCCGGTTGTTTGACCAGCACAACGCCCTGGACCATGAGATCAAAAACCTGGAAGACAGGCGCACCCCCAGTCTGCACAGCGAGATCGAGAAGCTGAAAAAGGAAAAGCTGCTGATCAAGGAAAAGCTCTACGCCTTTTTGAAGAACGGAGCTGGCGGCACAGCCTCCGCCTGA